A region of Flavobacterium album DNA encodes the following proteins:
- the hpt gene encoding hypoxanthine phosphoribosyltransferase — translation MIQLHDKHFVPFITAEDIDAVVMRMAKQAESDLKDETPVFIGVLNGAFMVVSDFVKHYDGPCEVSFVKLASYEGTESTGEIKQLIGLSQSLEGRSVVIIEDIVDTGNTIVELKKMFESQNVKQLKIATLFFKPEAYTKDIALDYIGFEIPNKFIVGYGLDYDGLGRNLPEIYQLQS, via the coding sequence GTGATACAGCTTCACGACAAACATTTTGTGCCATTTATTACTGCAGAAGATATTGATGCAGTAGTTATGCGGATGGCAAAACAGGCGGAATCCGACCTGAAAGACGAAACCCCGGTCTTCATTGGTGTGCTCAATGGTGCATTCATGGTAGTGTCCGACTTTGTAAAACATTACGATGGCCCCTGCGAAGTGAGCTTTGTAAAGCTGGCTTCCTATGAAGGTACCGAAAGCACCGGCGAGATAAAGCAACTCATCGGCCTCAGCCAGAGCCTTGAAGGCAGAAGTGTAGTCATTATCGAGGATATCGTAGACACCGGCAATACTATTGTAGAGCTTAAAAAAATGTTTGAAAGCCAGAACGTGAAGCAGCTGAAGATCGCCACACTGTTCTTTAAGCCGGAAGCGTATACTAAAGACATCGCGCTGGATTACATTGGCTTCGAGATCCCCAATAAGTTCATCGTGGGCTACGGCCTGGATTACGACGGGCTGGGGCGCAACCTACCTGAAATTTATCAATTACAATCATAA
- a CDS encoding glycoside hydrolase family 130 protein, whose product MRLTVERKPAKVLPDTRRVIARFFFNGEERAVELLKKILALDKEETFGLISPLLQDFSKRHRSITKKLFRHCERVKRYIAMAGGDFEKLDDYTKLLIGSYFTHEYSIESAAFFNPSIVPDPDQSNLEEGQLRVIISFRAVGEGHVSSVVFRRAMIDRNNDIIVMPAGNYIDEADKIHNIIYHKRLFLKKAQEADINGGFLEMVTNQLEDRFDYEQLKKVVLEARQKTDDPVVIRQYNLLLALSDSYRRISFSKDTDISDRVIFPISDFESKGIEDARFVKFTDDNGKAVYYATYTAYDGVHIMPKLLKTTDFYEFKTSPLNGTGAKNKNLALFPRKINGKYAMLSRIDGWNNYLMYSDNINEWENPIKIQGPEYHFEFVQIGNCGSPIETEYGWLVITHAVGPMRRYTIGASLLDIHDPSIEIGRLRDPLIVPNPDEREGYVPNVVYSCGSVIHNGELILPYGHSDHSSGFATVNIRTLLDRLRNGG is encoded by the coding sequence ATGAGATTAACCGTAGAAAGAAAACCGGCAAAAGTACTTCCCGATACACGACGCGTGATCGCACGCTTTTTTTTCAATGGTGAAGAAAGGGCTGTCGAACTGCTGAAAAAAATACTGGCTCTTGATAAAGAAGAAACCTTCGGCCTGATTTCGCCCCTGTTGCAGGATTTTTCGAAAAGGCACAGGAGCATCACAAAAAAACTTTTCCGCCATTGCGAGCGCGTAAAGAGATATATTGCCATGGCAGGTGGCGACTTCGAAAAGCTTGACGATTACACAAAGCTGCTGATCGGATCCTATTTTACCCATGAGTATTCCATCGAATCGGCAGCCTTCTTTAACCCGTCCATAGTGCCGGACCCTGACCAGTCCAATCTTGAGGAAGGGCAGCTGCGCGTTATCATCAGCTTCCGTGCGGTGGGCGAGGGACACGTGTCCTCAGTGGTGTTCCGCCGGGCGATGATCGACAGGAACAATGATATTATAGTAATGCCTGCGGGGAACTATATCGATGAGGCCGACAAGATACACAACATCATCTACCATAAACGCCTTTTCCTTAAAAAAGCGCAGGAGGCCGATATAAATGGCGGATTCCTGGAAATGGTCACAAACCAGCTTGAAGACCGTTTCGACTATGAGCAGCTTAAAAAGGTAGTGCTCGAAGCCCGCCAAAAAACAGATGATCCCGTTGTCATAAGGCAATATAACCTTCTGCTGGCGCTTTCCGACAGCTACAGGAGGATAAGTTTTTCAAAAGATACTGATATCAGCGATCGCGTGATTTTCCCGATATCCGACTTTGAGTCGAAAGGTATCGAGGATGCCCGCTTTGTAAAATTTACCGATGATAATGGCAAGGCGGTTTATTATGCCACCTATACGGCCTATGATGGCGTGCACATCATGCCAAAGCTGCTGAAGACCACCGATTTTTACGAATTCAAGACCAGCCCGCTCAATGGGACAGGGGCCAAGAACAAAAATCTGGCGCTGTTTCCCCGTAAGATCAACGGCAAGTATGCCATGCTTTCCCGGATTGATGGCTGGAACAACTACCTGATGTATTCCGACAATATCAACGAATGGGAAAACCCTATCAAGATACAGGGGCCTGAATACCATTTTGAATTTGTGCAGATAGGCAACTGCGGCTCACCTATAGAAACCGAATACGGATGGCTCGTAATAACACATGCCGTGGGACCAATGCGCCGCTACACAATTGGGGCGTCGCTGCTGGACATACATGACCCGTCTATAGAGATTGGCAGGCTGCGCGACCCGCTCATAGTGCCGAACCCGGACGAGCGCGAAGGCTATGTGCCGAATGTTGTTTATTCCTGCGGGTCGGTGATCCATAACGGAGAGCTGATACTCCCGTACGGCCATTCCGACCACAGTTCCGGTTTTGCAACGGTGAATATACGGACACTACTCGACAGGCTTCGTAATGGAGGGTAG
- a CDS encoding TonB-dependent receptor — protein sequence MLKKLLLLFFFFTINAFAQQPADSIPAKNTLQEVIISNYHVNDSLLNAPASIGVLSAAQLQRNNLSDISPVLNTLPGVFMQSGGINTNRISIRGIGARTPYGTNKIRAFYGSIPLTSGDSETTIEDIDLEIIDQVEVIKGPLSSLYGAGLGGAILLSPKLAAASGSTGRVSSTHGSFGLMKNTIGYSLNTETASLNLSYHKLETGGYRDNSAYNREGVTLAGELFRRENSKLTYFGNYTYMKAFIPSSIDKATFENNPRAAAFTWNASKGYEQYDSYLGGLAYDWKATNWLKNSTSVFVNFKQSYEPRPFDILTQDTKAWGARTHFFGDFKLREMKSQFIAGLEYFNDGFKGGTYANLYQDNNGQGSLQGDRLTGSEQKRDFINAFAQLRVQLSRKFEMQAGLNYNKTQFELDNTFPAEATSSESYSYKGIWSPQVSLLYKPSKWQTVYASVSRGFSLPAIEETLTANGTINPNIKPENGYNFEVGGKFYLLDKNLYAEISLYRMQIKDLLVAQRVGNDQYVGVNAGETLHQGIEASLNYNWQLGTDLALRPYAAASIGKYEFKEFVNNGIDYSDNNLTGVPNNKINAGFTLLIPKGLYLSADYYYVDRLPLNDANSLYADGYNLLNAKAGWRHELFKGFLAHISAGVNNATDTRYASMVLVNATGVNGASPRYYYPGLPVNYYGNVSVSYSF from the coding sequence ATGCTAAAAAAACTACTGCTACTATTTTTTTTCTTTACTATAAATGCTTTTGCGCAACAACCTGCTGACAGCATTCCCGCAAAAAACACATTGCAGGAAGTTATAATTAGCAATTACCACGTCAACGACAGCCTGCTGAATGCACCTGCCTCTATTGGTGTATTGTCTGCTGCTCAGCTACAGCGGAATAACCTCTCGGATATTTCGCCGGTACTGAATACGCTGCCGGGCGTTTTCATGCAGTCGGGCGGCATCAATACCAACCGCATTTCCATTCGCGGCATCGGGGCACGAACGCCTTACGGCACTAATAAGATACGGGCATTTTATGGCAGTATTCCTTTGACATCAGGTGACAGCGAGACTACCATTGAAGACATCGACCTTGAGATTATCGACCAGGTGGAAGTCATTAAAGGGCCGCTTTCCAGCCTATATGGCGCGGGACTCGGTGGAGCTATTTTGCTTTCGCCAAAACTCGCAGCAGCATCGGGAAGCACCGGGCGGGTCAGCAGCACACATGGGTCGTTCGGATTGATGAAAAACACCATTGGCTACAGCCTTAATACCGAAACTGCCAGCCTGAACCTGAGTTACCATAAATTAGAAACGGGCGGCTACCGGGATAACAGCGCTTACAACCGTGAGGGCGTTACGCTTGCTGGCGAACTGTTTCGGAGAGAGAACAGCAAGCTTACGTACTTTGGGAACTATACCTATATGAAAGCCTTTATTCCGAGTTCTATTGATAAGGCAACTTTTGAGAATAATCCGAGGGCGGCAGCCTTTACATGGAACGCTTCCAAAGGATATGAACAATACGATTCGTATCTGGGCGGACTGGCGTATGACTGGAAGGCCACAAACTGGCTGAAGAATTCCACTTCGGTATTCGTAAACTTTAAGCAGAGTTATGAGCCCCGCCCTTTTGATATCCTTACGCAGGATACTAAAGCATGGGGAGCGCGCACGCATTTTTTCGGTGATTTTAAATTGAGGGAGATGAAGTCGCAGTTCATTGCCGGGCTGGAATATTTCAATGACGGATTTAAAGGCGGAACGTATGCCAACCTTTATCAAGACAACAACGGACAGGGTTCGCTCCAGGGCGACAGACTGACGGGTTCCGAACAAAAGCGCGACTTCATCAATGCGTTTGCGCAGCTGCGGGTACAGCTTTCGCGAAAGTTTGAAATGCAGGCCGGGCTGAATTACAACAAGACGCAGTTTGAATTGGATAACACTTTCCCTGCTGAGGCTACATCTTCCGAAAGCTACAGCTACAAAGGCATCTGGTCACCCCAGGTTTCGCTACTGTACAAGCCTTCGAAATGGCAGACGGTCTATGCCTCGGTGAGCCGCGGGTTTTCGCTTCCGGCTATTGAGGAAACATTGACCGCAAACGGTACCATCAACCCAAACATCAAACCCGAGAACGGCTATAACTTTGAAGTCGGAGGTAAATTTTACCTTTTGGATAAAAACCTCTATGCCGAAATTTCTTTATACAGGATGCAGATAAAAGACCTGCTTGTGGCACAGCGCGTGGGCAACGACCAGTATGTTGGTGTGAATGCGGGTGAGACATTGCACCAGGGCATTGAGGCATCCTTAAATTATAACTGGCAATTGGGAACCGACCTTGCTTTGCGTCCTTATGCTGCCGCTTCTATTGGGAAATATGAATTTAAGGAGTTCGTGAATAATGGTATTGATTATTCGGATAACAACCTGACGGGTGTTCCTAATAACAAGATCAATGCAGGCTTTACATTGCTTATCCCAAAAGGGCTTTACCTTTCTGCTGACTATTATTATGTGGACAGGCTCCCATTGAATGATGCTAATTCGCTTTATGCAGATGGATACAACCTGCTGAACGCGAAAGCGGGTTGGCGGCATGAGCTGTTCAAAGGGTTTCTGGCGCATATATCGGCAGGGGTGAATAATGCTACCGATACCCGCTATGCATCAATGGTGCTGGTTAATGCCACGGGGGTTAACGGAGCCTCGCCTCGGTATTATTATCCGGGGCTGCCGGTAAATTATTATGGGAATGTGTCGGTGAGTTATTCGTTTTAG
- a CDS encoding cation:dicarboxylate symporter family transporter — protein sequence MKPIDDIPQPKQSLLFRITTNLTFWVLIAILAGILLGHFYPATAVKMEIIGTWFVKVIKVFIAPIIFLTIVLGIAGMGDLKKVGRIGLKSLIYFEVVTTFALAIGVTVAYFMEPGKIDKAGLNMQNPSKYTQDAKAFSWLQFFLDNITLQVLLAAIIVGVALNYYKKREQAIGVLYTCSKYVFLALKWVMYLAPLGTFGGMAFTVGKFGLHTLIPLGKLMLTVYITMAIFIFVVLGSIMKYYKQNIFTFIKYIRAELLIVLGTSSSESALPNLMEKLEKMGCSKSVVGLVVPTGYSFNLDGTSIYLSMAVIFLAQLYNVHLTFGEIVTVIGLLMLTSKGAAGVTGSGFIVLASTLTAIHKIPVEGLAFLLGVDKFMSEARAITNFIGNGVATIVISKSEGEFVDVDKPIVEAD from the coding sequence ATGAAACCTATTGACGACATTCCGCAACCAAAACAAAGCCTGCTCTTCAGGATAACTACCAACCTTACCTTTTGGGTACTGATCGCGATACTTGCAGGCATATTGCTCGGGCATTTTTATCCGGCCACGGCTGTGAAAATGGAAATTATCGGCACCTGGTTCGTGAAGGTCATCAAGGTATTCATTGCGCCTATCATTTTCCTGACGATCGTTTTGGGTATTGCCGGTATGGGCGACCTTAAAAAGGTGGGACGGATCGGGTTGAAATCGCTTATTTATTTTGAAGTAGTTACCACGTTTGCATTAGCTATTGGCGTTACGGTCGCTTATTTTATGGAGCCGGGAAAAATTGACAAAGCCGGGCTGAATATGCAGAACCCGTCAAAATACACCCAGGACGCAAAAGCTTTCAGCTGGCTGCAGTTTTTTCTGGACAATATTACACTACAAGTGTTGCTCGCTGCGATAATCGTTGGTGTTGCGCTCAATTATTATAAAAAGCGGGAACAGGCTATCGGCGTTTTATATACCTGCTCGAAATATGTATTTCTGGCGTTAAAATGGGTAATGTACCTTGCGCCACTCGGGACATTCGGCGGAATGGCGTTTACCGTGGGTAAATTCGGGCTGCACACGCTGATCCCGTTAGGCAAACTGATGCTGACAGTTTATATTACCATGGCAATATTCATTTTTGTGGTACTGGGCAGCATCATGAAGTATTACAAACAGAATATTTTTACGTTCATAAAGTACATAAGGGCTGAGCTACTTATTGTTTTAGGCACGTCATCATCTGAAAGTGCGTTGCCCAACCTGATGGAAAAGCTCGAAAAGATGGGCTGCAGCAAATCGGTTGTCGGGTTGGTGGTGCCTACGGGCTATTCGTTCAACCTGGATGGAACTTCGATCTATCTTTCGATGGCCGTGATATTCCTGGCGCAGCTTTATAATGTACACCTGACTTTTGGGGAAATAGTTACTGTAATAGGCTTGCTGATGCTGACCTCCAAAGGTGCGGCGGGTGTGACGGGAAGCGGATTTATCGTACTGGCTTCTACATTGACAGCTATTCACAAGATCCCTGTAGAGGGGCTGGCGTTCCTTTTGGGTGTGGATAAGTTTATGAGCGAGGCACGGGCGATTACCAATTTTATTGGGAATGGGGTAGCGACTATTGTTATTTCTAAATCGGAAGGGGAGTTTGTAGATGTGGATAAACCGATAGTGGAGGCTGATTAA
- the purE gene encoding 5-(carboxyamino)imidazole ribonucleotide mutase translates to MKVAVIMGSISDMPVMQDAIDILKEFGITTEIDIVSAHRTPEKLFEFSKDAHIKGISVIIAGAGGAAHLPGMVASMSPLPVIGVPVKSSNSIDGWDSVLSILQMPGGVPVATVALNGAKNAGILAAQIIGSHDKIVQAKMIAYKLSLKEAVNKASEGLRNKE, encoded by the coding sequence ATGAAAGTAGCAGTGATAATGGGCAGCATATCGGATATGCCGGTAATGCAGGATGCCATAGATATATTGAAGGAATTCGGGATTACAACGGAGATCGATATTGTATCGGCGCACCGTACGCCGGAGAAATTGTTTGAATTTAGTAAAGATGCACATATAAAAGGTATTTCGGTTATTATTGCCGGAGCCGGTGGTGCAGCGCATTTGCCGGGAATGGTGGCCTCTATGAGTCCGCTGCCTGTGATTGGTGTACCGGTAAAATCCAGCAACTCCATTGATGGTTGGGACAGCGTTTTATCTATACTGCAAATGCCGGGCGGCGTTCCTGTAGCTACCGTGGCTTTAAATGGCGCGAAAAATGCAGGGATACTTGCCGCACAGATAATAGGCAGCCACGACAAGATCGTGCAGGCAAAAATGATAGCATACAAATTAAGCCTGAAAGAAGCGGTGAATAAGGCTTCGGAGGGATTGAGGAATAAGGAATAG
- a CDS encoding MFS transporter yields the protein MEEVTEKGFFGKNPALRLKEFRLFLTVRFGLIFTLNMQSTIIYYWVYHITNDKLALGFVGLAEVIPAIGCSLFAGHFVDLSEKRKMVLFCITSYIITGTCLFTLTTSYAFAELGMHTVLYLIYFFVFCGGIIRTFMGPSMFSLFGLVVPREHFPNGTSWSSMAWQTGAMLGPLAGGLMIAMNGIVNGMFAVIVIQVLLLFPMLAIKRKPILKQEKEPFLQSLSQGIKFVVKTPALFGAQMLDMFSVLFGGAVALLPVYQKEILHVDEVGFGLLRSAPGIGALLTLGLLAFLPLKTYPGRKLFIAVTGFALCIIGFGLSTNFILSFAMLLLSGMFDAVSVVIRSTILQLVTPDHMRGRVASVNTIFVSSSNELGDFESGVMAHWLGTVRAVVVGGCLTLGVVAVTFFGAPKLRNFNYDSEDEASPQPSSKEKE from the coding sequence TTGGAAGAGGTTACGGAAAAAGGATTTTTTGGCAAAAATCCTGCGCTAAGGCTAAAGGAATTCCGCTTGTTTCTCACTGTGCGCTTCGGGCTCATTTTTACCCTTAACATGCAGTCTACCATCATTTATTATTGGGTGTACCACATTACCAATGATAAGCTGGCACTCGGTTTCGTTGGCCTTGCCGAGGTAATACCTGCCATAGGCTGTTCGCTGTTTGCCGGCCACTTTGTCGACCTTAGCGAAAAGCGCAAGATGGTGCTGTTCTGTATTACGAGCTACATCATAACCGGTACCTGCCTGTTCACGCTGACCACCTCTTACGCTTTTGCCGAATTGGGCATGCACACCGTGCTATACCTCATTTATTTCTTCGTTTTTTGCGGGGGAATAATACGCACTTTCATGGGGCCTTCTATGTTCTCATTGTTCGGGCTTGTGGTTCCCAGGGAACATTTTCCCAACGGCACAAGCTGGAGCAGCATGGCCTGGCAAACAGGCGCTATGCTCGGCCCATTGGCAGGCGGGCTTATGATAGCCATGAACGGTATAGTCAACGGTATGTTTGCTGTTATCGTTATACAGGTACTGCTCCTTTTTCCAATGCTTGCTATTAAGCGCAAGCCTATCCTCAAGCAGGAGAAAGAACCCTTTCTTCAAAGCCTTTCGCAGGGTATAAAATTTGTTGTCAAAACGCCGGCCCTTTTCGGGGCGCAAATGCTGGACATGTTCTCCGTGCTGTTTGGTGGTGCGGTCGCCCTGCTGCCGGTGTACCAAAAAGAGATATTGCATGTAGATGAGGTTGGTTTCGGTCTGCTGCGTTCTGCGCCGGGAATAGGGGCGTTGCTCACACTTGGCCTTTTGGCATTCCTGCCGTTAAAGACCTATCCGGGAAGAAAATTATTTATCGCAGTAACCGGCTTTGCGCTCTGTATCATTGGCTTCGGGCTTTCTACCAATTTTATATTGTCCTTTGCCATGCTGCTTTTATCAGGTATGTTCGATGCTGTCAGCGTAGTCATCCGCAGTACGATATTACAACTTGTTACGCCCGATCATATGCGCGGGCGTGTAGCCTCGGTAAACACCATTTTTGTAAGCTCCAGCAACGAGTTGGGCGATTTCGAAAGCGGTGTCATGGCGCACTGGCTGGGTACGGTGCGTGCCGTTGTAGTCGGCGGTTGCCTTACCTTAGGTGTAGTCGCAGTCACATTCTTCGGCGCACCAAAATTGCGAAACTTCAACTACGATAGCGAAGATGAGGCCTCACCCCAGCCCTCTTCAAAGGAGAAGGAGTAG
- a CDS encoding 5-(carboxyamino)imidazole ribonucleotide synthase, whose product MNYFSSDFKLGILGGGQLGKMLLTETRKFDIQTYVLDPSDEAPCKIGCNQFFKGDLMDYDTVYNFGKQVDVLTFEIEHVNVTALEKLEAEGIQVYPSPKTLNLIQNKGTQKDFYAHHKIPTADYRRFETLAELIRAVEEKHIIMPFVWKSTEGGYDGMGVKVVRNAETLESLPDVQCIAEAMVPFKNELAVIVARNPSGEIKTYPVVEMEFHPEANQVEYVICPARIDHVVSEKARAIALKVSEHFDHVGLLAVEMFQTIDDEILVNEVAPRPHNSGHYSIEASYTSQFEQHLRAILDLPLGNTDSKAAGIMVNLVGEEGYSGNVVYENIDKIMKLDGVTPHIYGKKQTRPFRKMGHVTIVNKDIEQARRIAEEVKNTIRVIA is encoded by the coding sequence ATGAACTATTTTTCTTCTGATTTTAAACTGGGGATACTGGGCGGCGGCCAGCTTGGCAAGATGCTGCTGACGGAGACCCGGAAATTCGACATACAGACGTATGTGCTCGACCCGAGCGATGAGGCGCCGTGCAAAATTGGCTGCAACCAATTCTTTAAAGGCGACCTTATGGATTATGACACCGTGTACAACTTTGGCAAGCAGGTAGACGTGCTGACCTTTGAAATAGAGCATGTAAACGTTACCGCCCTCGAAAAGCTGGAGGCGGAAGGCATACAGGTGTACCCATCGCCAAAGACGCTGAACCTCATCCAGAACAAAGGGACACAGAAGGATTTTTATGCTCATCATAAAATCCCTACTGCCGATTACCGCAGGTTTGAAACGCTGGCCGAACTTATACGAGCTGTCGAAGAAAAGCATATTATAATGCCTTTTGTATGGAAAAGCACCGAAGGCGGGTACGATGGCATGGGCGTTAAAGTAGTCCGCAATGCTGAAACTTTGGAGAGCCTGCCGGATGTGCAATGCATTGCCGAGGCGATGGTGCCCTTTAAAAATGAGTTGGCGGTTATCGTGGCACGCAACCCGTCGGGAGAGATAAAAACGTACCCGGTGGTGGAAATGGAATTCCATCCAGAGGCCAACCAGGTGGAGTATGTGATATGCCCGGCACGGATAGACCATGTAGTGTCTGAAAAAGCACGTGCTATTGCATTGAAGGTATCAGAGCATTTCGACCATGTGGGATTGCTGGCCGTAGAAATGTTCCAGACCATAGACGATGAAATTTTAGTAAATGAAGTTGCCCCACGTCCACATAACAGCGGGCATTATTCTATTGAAGCAAGCTACACATCGCAATTCGAGCAACACTTACGCGCAATACTCGACCTGCCGTTGGGCAATACTGATAGCAAGGCCGCCGGGATCATGGTGAACCTTGTGGGCGAGGAAGGCTACAGCGGGAACGTAGTGTATGAGAACATTGACAAGATAATGAAGCTGGACGGCGTTACACCCCACATATACGGTAAGAAACAAACAAGGCCGTTCCGCAAAATGGGGCATGTGACGATAGTGAACAAAGATATTGAGCAGGCAAGGAGAATTGCTGAGGAAGTAAAGAATACAATTAGAGTTATAGCATAA
- a CDS encoding PQQ-dependent sugar dehydrogenase, whose amino-acid sequence MKTSYITLALIALATLGSCKKDRVTKEEKQEAKAEGSTTVKTAIGDLTLPAPFSTESATKKNSMADWPEGQTPKAPEGFTVTKFAGDLKNPRNTYISPNGDIFVAESGTSGSADQITVLRDKDKDGTYETRAVFAEDLNQNYGMLILKNYFYIANTDGLYRYPYKDGDMKLQGKGEKIVDLPAKGYNNHWTRNLLTNADGSKIYISVGSSSNVAEHGMDHEVRRANILEINPDGTGERVFASGLRNPVGMDWNPANKELWTAVNERDELGDELVPDYITSVKEGGFYGWPYSYYGKIEDPRMKGQGKDLVTKAIVPDVPVGSHTASLGLAFYTKDAFPAQYKNGAFVGQHGSWNRSILSGYKVIFIPFKDGKPSGPPQDFLTGFIADEKKAEVWGRPVDVTVMNDGSLLVNDDAGNTIWRVSASK is encoded by the coding sequence ATGAAAACATCGTATATCACACTGGCACTTATTGCCCTGGCAACACTTGGCTCGTGCAAAAAAGACCGCGTTACCAAAGAAGAAAAGCAGGAGGCCAAAGCCGAAGGCAGCACTACTGTAAAAACAGCTATTGGCGACCTTACGCTGCCGGCCCCCTTTAGCACAGAATCGGCAACAAAAAAGAACAGCATGGCCGACTGGCCGGAAGGGCAGACACCAAAGGCCCCTGAAGGGTTTACCGTAACTAAATTTGCGGGAGACCTGAAGAATCCGCGCAACACTTATATCTCACCGAATGGGGATATTTTTGTAGCAGAATCGGGCACCAGTGGCAGCGCCGACCAGATCACGGTATTGCGCGATAAAGATAAAGACGGCACTTATGAAACACGCGCTGTTTTTGCTGAGGACCTGAACCAGAATTACGGGATGCTTATCCTGAAGAATTATTTTTACATTGCCAATACCGACGGGCTGTACCGCTATCCTTACAAAGATGGCGATATGAAACTGCAGGGCAAAGGTGAAAAAATTGTCGACCTGCCGGCAAAAGGATACAACAACCACTGGACCCGAAACCTCTTGACGAATGCCGATGGCTCTAAGATATACATCTCTGTAGGATCATCAAGCAACGTTGCTGAGCATGGGATGGATCACGAAGTACGCCGAGCCAATATCCTGGAAATAAACCCGGATGGCACCGGAGAGCGTGTTTTTGCCAGCGGACTTAGAAATCCTGTAGGCATGGACTGGAACCCTGCCAATAAGGAATTGTGGACAGCCGTTAACGAGCGCGATGAGCTGGGCGACGAGCTCGTACCCGATTATATAACCAGTGTAAAAGAAGGCGGTTTTTACGGATGGCCTTACTCTTACTATGGCAAGATAGAAGACCCCCGCATGAAGGGACAGGGTAAAGACCTTGTTACCAAAGCTATTGTGCCCGATGTTCCTGTAGGAAGCCATACTGCATCATTAGGGCTCGCTTTTTATACTAAAGATGCTTTTCCTGCGCAATATAAAAATGGCGCTTTTGTAGGGCAGCATGGCTCATGGAACCGCTCTATACTAAGCGGTTATAAAGTGATCTTTATACCGTTTAAAGACGGCAAACCGTCAGGGCCGCCGCAGGATTTCCTTACCGGTTTCATTGCCGATGAGAAAAAAGCGGAAGTCTGGGGACGCCCTGTGGATGTAACCGTGATGAATGATGGTTCGCTATTGGTGAATGATGATGCGGGGAATACGATTTGGAGAGTGAGTGCCTCAAAATAA